Part of the Ignavibacterium album JCM 16511 genome, AATATTCCTTGTTCGCTAAGGATATTATTTATTTCTAAAAAAAATCTGGTCACGCTTTTTCTGTTAGTAAGATAATTTATGCTATCGAAAGCACAAATTATCAAATCAAATTTATTCTTAAAGGGAAGCATCGTCATATCACAACAAACCTTTTGCAAATTTTGGGATTTATTTTTCTTCAACATTGAAATTGATATATCACTTGCAACATAAAATCTAAAAGAATCTGATAAATACTTTGCTAGATTACAATTGCCTGCTGCAACTTCAAGAACAATTGAATTATTTCCAACATAGAGAGATGATAATCTTTTTAAGTACTTAGCCCAAAATTTATAATCAACTTTTTCCATCAGTTGATCATAAATATCTGAGACATATTTGTAATTATCTTTCAATTTTCTTTCTGTTGTTTGAAATTATTTTTGCATAATTGAACGCAGAAAGTAAACTGCTGAAATCTGCAATTCCTTTTCCTGCGATGTCAAATGCAGTTCCGTGATCAGGTGAGGTTCTGATGATTGGAAGTCCAGCAGTATAATTAACACCATTATTAAAGTTCATCATCTTGAAAGGAATCAAAACCTGGTCGTGATACATTCCCAACACAGCATCAAATTTTTTATAAAGATGATTTGCAAAGAAAGCATCAGGCACAAATGGTCCGTAAACATTTTTTTCAAAATATTTAATTGACGGAGAAATTAATTTTGTTTCTTCTTTACCAATTCTTCCCTGCTCACCTGCGTGAGGATTTAATCCAAGTATTGCAATTTGTGGTCTTTTGATACTTAGATCATTTTCTAATGCACCGAGTAAAATATTAATCTTTGTTCTAATCAGTTTAACAGAAAGAGATTTACTCACATCTTTAATCGGAATATGTATTGTTGCAAGAGCGGCAATCATTTTCTTTGACAAGAACATCATAAGAAAGTTCTTTGTTTTGCATTCACTTGCAAGAATTTCTGTCTGTCCTGGAAAATTAATTCCTGCAAGCTCAAAAGAGTGTTTAGAAACAGGAGCTGTTATAACAGCGTCAGCCAATTTCAATTTTAAAAGATTTAACGATATAATGAGAGAATGATAAGCAGTTTTTCCGGAAATTTTTGTTGGCACTCCTATCTTTAGATGTGTGTCAGGCATAGGAAGTATATTCAGAATATTCGATTTTGTTTCAGTTATTTCTGAAATAACTTGGTAAGAAAATTTAAGATTTAAAAGCTTCAGATAATATTCAAAAACATTAAGAGGACAAAGGAAGATGTAATGATCAGAGGTTTTCTTTTTAAGAAGTTGATTAAAAAGTTTTAATGATATTTCCGGTCCGATTCCGTTAATATCACCACAAGTAAATAAAAATTTATTTTTCATTGTGATTCAAGTTTGAAACTTCCATCACCTCTTCTGTCAACAAATACAAAAACTCTTTTGGGATTCTCGTAATACCAGGTCTCTGTAATTTTTCCGTCGTAATTTACACCACGATCAATTCTGTCAGGTGCACCATTTTGAATATAAACTTTACCTCTGTCTGACTTTGCACCTGATGAGCCGGAGAGATTCCGGAAATTTAATTCAGCATAATCAACTCTGTCATAAAAAACTTCCATCAATTCATTAAAAGATGTTTGCGGTGTCGGATCTTTTGATTTCCAGTATTTCTTCAATAACTCTTCACTACTAAGATTCTGTTTTAATAAATTATCCAAAGCATTTTCAGATTCGATATTCGAAATCATTTCCAGAGCAAAATCAACATCATTCAGCGAGAAGGGTTTAGTAAACCAGTTTACTTTAAGTGTTGAAGAATCAATCTCATTGCCATCATCGGAAATTATTTGTAATTGATATTCGCCTTCGAATAAATTTTTATTGATATCTTTTATGATAAGCCCTTTTAGAGTAAAAGTTGAATCAAATGAAAGAGCGACTTTATTATTTAATTTCTCAAAAACAGGTTTACCAAAAGTAGTTGGATAGATATTTTGTTTTAAGTAAACAGAATCCCTCTGCATGATTCTTATTATATATTTATTGTCAGTTAATATTTTGTCCGGAAAAAAAATCAAATCAAAATTTTCTCTGCTGAAAGGGATTATTCCGGAAAAGTTTGCAATAAAATATTTTCCGTTTTCAATTTTCTTTTCAATCAGAATTGGTGAATATTTTTTAGTTGAATCCTCAAGAGAAATTTTAATTTGTGGCTGAGGTCTTTGTCTGTTAGTAAGCTTATCTTCAAATATTATTTGGAAAGTATAAACATCTTTTGGTAAATAAAGAGTTACAAAATTTTCAAGAAATTTGTTGTGTGAAATAGTCTCATCAAAGTTAAAAGATAAAAGTTTATCTTTTACAAATTCTCTCTTTACAATTTTATTTTCCTTATTCATTACTTCGATGGCCAATTCGAATTGG contains:
- a CDS encoding class I SAM-dependent DNA methyltransferase, which gives rise to MKDNYKYVSDIYDQLMEKVDYKFWAKYLKRLSSLYVGNNSIVLEVAAGNCNLAKYLSDSFRFYVASDISISMLKKNKSQNLQKVCCDMTMLPFKNKFDLIICAFDSINYLTNRKSVTRFFLEINNILSEQGIFLFDAALERNSYKHQKHAVKKGKQKGVLFNRQSLYLHKSRIHKNIFEIIYPDGNKMKEIHRQKIYPLEFYFELLDKCGLYAVECFNAFTFRNCKSNDLRAQFVVKRKY
- the pdxA gene encoding 4-hydroxythreonine-4-phosphate dehydrogenase PdxA, coding for MKNKFLFTCGDINGIGPEISLKLFNQLLKKKTSDHYIFLCPLNVFEYYLKLLNLKFSYQVISEITETKSNILNILPMPDTHLKIGVPTKISGKTAYHSLIISLNLLKLKLADAVITAPVSKHSFELAGINFPGQTEILASECKTKNFLMMFLSKKMIAALATIHIPIKDVSKSLSVKLIRTKINILLGALENDLSIKRPQIAILGLNPHAGEQGRIGKEETKLISPSIKYFEKNVYGPFVPDAFFANHLYKKFDAVLGMYHDQVLIPFKMMNFNNGVNYTAGLPIIRTSPDHGTAFDIAGKGIADFSSLLSAFNYAKIISNNRKKIER
- a CDS encoding GWxTD domain-containing protein; this encodes MKKIFLILLISFCPIIFGQNGFFNKREIPVFRPNIHTEFLIYKLNDDYQMTYLYKIPYSRLVFEKVNDHFESQFELAIEVMNKENKIVKREFVKDKLLSFNFDETISHNKFLENFVTLYLPKDVYTFQIIFEDKLTNRQRPQPQIKISLEDSTKKYSPILIEKKIENGKYFIANFSGIIPFSRENFDLIFFPDKILTDNKYIIRIMQRDSVYLKQNIYPTTFGKPVFEKLNNKVALSFDSTFTLKGLIIKDINKNLFEGEYQLQIISDDGNEIDSSTLKVNWFTKPFSLNDVDFALEMISNIESENALDNLLKQNLSSEELLKKYWKSKDPTPQTSFNELMEVFYDRVDYAELNFRNLSGSSGAKSDRGKVYIQNGAPDRIDRGVNYDGKITETWYYENPKRVFVFVDRRGDGSFKLESQ